One genomic window of Nicotiana sylvestris chromosome 10, ASM39365v2, whole genome shotgun sequence includes the following:
- the LOC104243785 gene encoding F-box protein At3g07870-like — MSLECFTWITQLLGSLVHKLRHKDEGIFTRLPDCLIIDILSRLPEDCLVRCQRDCRVWKALISSQYFATLYLRRAKPVLIIQCDRGITNHEQNLFVFDESLNNKEKITFRKVLLKRELMINKVNKLNPLFRYSCQGVLLFMDVFSPPTYFIFNPITQEEVTVQHKFHPGYLCAFYYCSLTREFKLLYAREEGSHECQYFIYTVRTQTWRKIHSPTSNFLPRVSPAVVNGAVHLIVSKDLVKPNTPPCANGIMVLKIDKEELSIMPHPGSVCSSWKTHHTMSLLVKEECLSFCQLLIFENAMDIWILEDYETWVWTKRFKVNLVFNNQGIDCSLPFGHTYWEVILYMSWQIEPLDFLEGELVLYWYNRGLFMYNMDHNNLRKIEGPQGSKRFTCMPYIKSLLTIA; from the coding sequence ATGTCACTTGAGTGCTTCACTTGGATTACACAACTTTTGGGTTCACTGGTTCATAAGTTAAGACATAAAGATGAAGGAATTTTTACACGTTTGCCTGATTGTCTCATCATTGACATCCTTAGTAGACTTCCAGAAGATTGCCTTGTTAGATGTCAAAGAGATTGCAGGGTGTGGAAGGCATTGATCTCATCACAGTATTTTGCCACCTTATATCTCAGAAGAGCTAAACCCGTACTAATCATACAATGTGATCGCGGTATTACCAATCACGAGCAGAACCTTTTTGTTTTTGATGAAAGCCTTAATAATAAGGAGAAGATCACGTTCAGGAAAGTACTTCTCAAACGTGAGCTTATGATCAACAAGGTCAATAAGCTCAATCCTTTATTTCGATATTCTTGTCAAGGAGTTCTTCTGTTCATGGATGTATTTTCACCCCCTACTTATTTTATTTTCAACCCAATAACACAAGAGGAGGTAACTGTACAACATAAATTCCACCCTGGCTACTTGTGTGCTTTTTATTATTGTTCGTTAACAAGAGAATTCAAGCTTCTTTATGCACGAGAAGAAGGATCTCATGAGTGTCAGTATTTCATATACACTGTCAGGACACAGACGTGGAGGAAAATTCATTCACCCACTTCCAACTTTTTGCCGCGTGTCTCTCCTGCAGTTGTCAATGGAGCAGTGCATTTGATCGtgagcaaagatttagtgaaACCAAATACTCCTCCTTGTGCCAATGGAATCATGGTGCTCAAAATTGATAAGGAAGAACTCTCCATTATGCCTCATCCCGGAAGTGTATGTAGCTCATGGAAAACACATCATACAATGTCTCTCTTAGTGAAGGAAGAGTGTTTGTCTTTCTGCCAATTGCTTATCTTTGAGAATGCAATGGATATATGGATCTTGGAGGACTATGAAACATGGGTATGGACCAAAAGATTCAAGGTTAATCTTGTCTTTAATAACCAAGGTATCGATTGCAGTTTGCCTTTTGGTCATACATATTGGGAAGTGATTTTGTACATGTCTTGGCAAATAGAGCCTTTGGACTTCCTGGAGGGTGAACTGGTACTTTATTGGTATAACAGAGGGTTATTTATGTATAATATGGATCATAATAATTTGAGGAAAATTGAAGGTCCACAAGGGTCAAAGAGATTTACTTGTATGCCTTATATAAAGAGCCTCTTGACCATAGCCTAG